In Seriola aureovittata isolate HTS-2021-v1 ecotype China chromosome 17, ASM2101889v1, whole genome shotgun sequence, a genomic segment contains:
- the LOC130185350 gene encoding lipid droplet assembly factor 1-like isoform X1 — translation MQNNSSVTNFQQLQERWTTLLNRLHDDPKVTQNVTQVMETRLGQYLSSHPVLALTVMVFGVMAALPVGLFLVFALVTIIMSALGFIFFEVFLLFVGGLTLLCVLSGLAFFAVMVSVIFNVFYITIFNILNYYDPRLTKQHKVQGKENNCESSKLKEMQ, via the exons ATGCAGAACAACAGCAGTGTGACTAactttcagcagctgcaggaaagaTGGACCACCCTGCTGAACCGCCTTCATGATGACCCAAAGGTAACCCAAAAT GTAACACAGGTAATGGAGACGAGGCTCGGGCAGTACCTCAGCAGCCATCCTGTCTTAGCTCTCACAGTGATGGTGTTCGGTGTTATGGCTGCACTGCCTGTTGGACTTTTCCTCGTTTTTGCTCTTGTGACCATTATTATGTCAGCattaggttttattttctttgagg TGTTCCTGTTGTTTGTGGGAGGGttgactctgctgtgtgtgctcTCTGGCCTCGCCTTCTTCGCTGTTATGGTTTCAGtcatctttaatgttttttatatcaCCATCTTCAACATCCTCAACTACTATGACCCACGACTGACAAAG CAACATAAAGTCCAGGGGAAGGAGAATAATTGTGAATCCTCAAAACTGAAGGAAATGCAGTAG
- the LOC130185350 gene encoding lipid droplet assembly factor 1-like isoform X2, with product MQNNSSVTNFQQLQERWTTLLNRLHDDPKVTQVMETRLGQYLSSHPVLALTVMVFGVMAALPVGLFLVFALVTIIMSALGFIFFEVFLLFVGGLTLLCVLSGLAFFAVMVSVIFNVFYITIFNILNYYDPRLTKQHKVQGKENNCESSKLKEMQ from the exons ATGCAGAACAACAGCAGTGTGACTAactttcagcagctgcaggaaagaTGGACCACCCTGCTGAACCGCCTTCATGATGACCCAAAG GTAACACAGGTAATGGAGACGAGGCTCGGGCAGTACCTCAGCAGCCATCCTGTCTTAGCTCTCACAGTGATGGTGTTCGGTGTTATGGCTGCACTGCCTGTTGGACTTTTCCTCGTTTTTGCTCTTGTGACCATTATTATGTCAGCattaggttttattttctttgagg TGTTCCTGTTGTTTGTGGGAGGGttgactctgctgtgtgtgctcTCTGGCCTCGCCTTCTTCGCTGTTATGGTTTCAGtcatctttaatgttttttatatcaCCATCTTCAACATCCTCAACTACTATGACCCACGACTGACAAAG CAACATAAAGTCCAGGGGAAGGAGAATAATTGTGAATCCTCAAAACTGAAGGAAATGCAGTAG